Proteins encoded by one window of Cryptosporangium minutisporangium:
- a CDS encoding methyl-accepting chemotaxis protein produces the protein MTGWQVAYAWDTRRIGVAKAIDPASGNRAGFLAAREKLEAVLASMPTGQLAADERAAFERITSAWTRFFSEDDKAVAAYRAGNLAAGDAIILGPGYEVYAQVLEDTATLTGSLDERMQAEREDADASATATKTGVGVALLAAVVLAVLLAYLVTRSITGPLSRTVASLRRVAAGDLTDVPEPTGADEVTVADQALVEAVANTRSAVSALTEGATRLTALSGGLATSARALTSGNEETAAQAGRVSSAADDISSNVQTVAAGSEEMGQSIQEIARNAAEAARVAAQAVTTAETTTSVVTRLGTSSDEIASVVKAITSIAEQTNLLALNATIEAARAGESGKGFAVVANEVKELAQETANATEDIVGKVQAIQKDTAAAVDAIGEISQIIAQISSFQNTIAAAVEEQTATTNEMSRSVAEAATGSGDIAANVSGVARATERTAAELAEVTATAAALDASSQDLRAVVARFRL, from the coding sequence GTGACCGGGTGGCAGGTCGCCTACGCCTGGGACACCCGCCGGATCGGCGTCGCGAAGGCCATCGACCCGGCCAGCGGGAACCGTGCCGGCTTCCTCGCCGCCCGGGAGAAGCTCGAGGCCGTGCTGGCGTCGATGCCGACCGGCCAGCTCGCCGCGGACGAGAGAGCGGCGTTCGAGCGCATCACGTCCGCGTGGACGCGCTTCTTTTCCGAGGACGACAAGGCGGTGGCCGCGTACCGGGCGGGCAACCTCGCCGCCGGTGACGCGATCATCCTCGGCCCGGGATACGAGGTCTACGCCCAGGTACTCGAGGACACGGCCACCCTCACCGGGTCGCTCGACGAGCGCATGCAGGCCGAGAGGGAGGACGCAGACGCGAGCGCGACCGCGACCAAGACCGGAGTCGGTGTCGCGTTGCTCGCCGCCGTGGTGCTGGCGGTCCTGCTCGCCTACCTGGTCACCAGGAGCATCACCGGTCCGCTGAGCCGGACCGTGGCGTCGCTGCGCCGGGTCGCCGCGGGTGACCTGACCGACGTGCCCGAACCGACCGGTGCCGACGAGGTGACGGTGGCCGACCAGGCTCTTGTGGAGGCCGTGGCCAACACCCGGTCGGCGGTGTCCGCGCTGACCGAGGGCGCCACCAGACTGACCGCGCTCTCGGGCGGCTTGGCGACCAGCGCCCGCGCGCTGACCAGCGGCAACGAGGAGACTGCGGCGCAGGCCGGCCGGGTCTCCTCCGCCGCCGACGACATCTCCTCCAACGTCCAGACGGTGGCGGCGGGCAGCGAGGAGATGGGCCAGTCGATCCAGGAGATCGCGCGGAACGCCGCCGAGGCCGCTCGGGTGGCCGCGCAGGCGGTGACCACCGCGGAGACGACCACGTCCGTCGTCACCCGGCTGGGCACGTCGTCGGACGAGATCGCGTCGGTGGTCAAGGCCATCACCTCGATCGCCGAGCAGACCAACCTGCTGGCGCTGAACGCGACGATCGAGGCGGCGAGGGCCGGTGAGTCCGGCAAGGGCTTCGCGGTGGTGGCGAACGAGGTGAAGGAGCTCGCCCAGGAGACGGCGAACGCCACCGAGGACATCGTCGGCAAGGTGCAGGCGATCCAGAAGGACACCGCGGCCGCCGTCGACGCGATCGGCGAGATCTCCCAGATCATCGCGCAGATCAGCTCGTTCCAGAACACGATCGCGGCGGCCGTCGAGGAGCAGACCGCGACGACGAACGAGATGTCCCGCAGCGTCGCGGAGGCGGCAACCGGCTCGGGTGACATCGCCGCGAACGTCTCCGGCGTCGCCCGGGCGACCGAGCGAACCGCGGCGGAGCTGGCCGAGGTGACCGCCACCGCGGCGGCGCTCGACGCGTCCTCCCAGGATCTCCGCGCGGTCGTCGCCCGGTTCCGGCTGTAG
- a CDS encoding TetR/AcrR family transcriptional regulator: MVARLLASAGELFLERGYDRTTTNHVAEHAGVSVGSLYQFFPDKAALLTALQAEWGRKLHTALDAALTGEAEQLPLEQLIDRVLAVHVMLNQNPPGLLGFLYTTPGAADQQHSPTAITLHERIARLVEARGVPMSAARRAVVTQLLGHIVSALYYVGGANGPTNGTLVRETKQALLAYLRTIEAPPRSRTGFEPVA, translated from the coding sequence ATGGTGGCTCGGCTGCTGGCCTCCGCCGGGGAACTGTTCCTCGAGCGCGGCTACGACCGGACCACCACGAATCACGTCGCCGAACACGCAGGCGTGTCGGTCGGCTCGCTGTACCAGTTCTTTCCGGACAAGGCCGCGCTGCTGACCGCCCTGCAGGCCGAGTGGGGACGGAAACTGCACACCGCGCTCGACGCCGCACTCACCGGGGAGGCCGAGCAGCTACCGCTGGAGCAGCTGATCGACCGCGTGCTCGCCGTGCACGTGATGCTGAATCAGAACCCACCGGGCCTACTCGGCTTCCTGTACACCACCCCGGGCGCCGCCGACCAGCAGCACTCCCCGACCGCCATCACGCTGCACGAACGGATCGCGCGCCTGGTCGAGGCCCGTGGTGTACCGATGTCCGCAGCGCGCCGGGCGGTGGTGACGCAGTTGCTCGGACACATCGTCAGCGCGCTCTACTACGTCGGCGGAGCGAACGGGCCGACGAACGGCACGCTCGTCCGCGAGACGAAACAGGCGCTGCTCGCCTACCTGCGCACGATCGAGGCTCCGCCGCGCTCCCGCACCGGGTTCGAACCGGTGGCCTGA
- a CDS encoding long-chain fatty acid--CoA ligase, whose protein sequence is MMPKSLSSLLEDAAAAYPDREAVVLGDVRLTYAQVNGAANQVANLLASRGIQRGDKVALSCPNLPYFPIVYYGILKAGATVVPLNILLKGREVAYHLADSDAKAYFCFQGTPELPIGAEGWEGFGQTDSCEQFFLITVDPTAASPIDGAETLGQALAGQAPTFDTVAVDDDDTAVILYTSGTTGQPKGAELRHRNMYDNARSGTDLFGADPARPDTYLCVLPLFHSFGQTVIQNGAFAFGGTVVLLPRFEAKPALALMQKENVTFFAGVPTMYWGLLGALDDTVDVSKLASNLRVAAAGGSALPVEVHRDFEKRFGVTILEGYGLSETSPVASFSEYGAPARPGSIGIPIPGVEMKLLQPGTWDEIEWTPDAVGEIAIKGHNIMKGYYNRPDATAESIQDGWFRSGDLARRDADGWYYIVDRSKDMIIRGGFNVYPREIEEVLMTHPDVSLAAVVGVPHESHGEEIKAYIIPVEGANASESDIVAWAKEQMAAYKYPRIVQFVPSLPMTATGKILKRELS, encoded by the coding sequence ATGATGCCGAAATCCCTCTCCTCCTTGCTCGAGGACGCCGCCGCCGCGTACCCCGACCGCGAGGCCGTCGTCCTCGGCGATGTCCGGCTCACCTACGCCCAGGTCAACGGGGCGGCCAACCAGGTCGCCAACCTGCTCGCCTCCCGCGGGATCCAGCGGGGGGACAAGGTCGCACTCTCCTGCCCCAACCTGCCGTACTTCCCGATCGTGTACTACGGCATCCTCAAGGCCGGCGCGACCGTCGTACCGCTGAACATCCTGCTCAAGGGCCGCGAGGTCGCCTACCACCTGGCCGACTCCGACGCGAAGGCCTACTTCTGCTTCCAGGGCACCCCCGAGCTGCCGATCGGCGCCGAGGGCTGGGAGGGCTTCGGGCAGACCGACAGCTGCGAACAGTTCTTCCTGATCACCGTCGACCCGACCGCGGCCTCCCCGATCGACGGCGCGGAGACGCTCGGGCAGGCGCTGGCCGGGCAGGCGCCGACGTTCGACACCGTGGCGGTCGACGACGACGACACCGCGGTGATCCTCTACACCTCAGGCACCACCGGTCAGCCCAAGGGCGCGGAGCTCCGGCACCGCAACATGTACGACAACGCGCGGAGCGGCACGGACCTGTTCGGCGCGGACCCCGCACGGCCCGACACCTACCTGTGCGTCCTGCCGCTGTTCCACTCGTTCGGGCAGACCGTCATCCAGAACGGCGCGTTCGCGTTCGGCGGCACCGTCGTCCTGCTGCCCCGCTTCGAGGCCAAGCCCGCGCTGGCGCTGATGCAGAAGGAGAACGTGACCTTCTTCGCCGGCGTCCCCACGATGTACTGGGGCTTGCTCGGCGCGCTCGACGACACCGTCGACGTGTCGAAGCTCGCGTCCAACCTGCGGGTCGCCGCCGCGGGCGGCTCCGCGCTGCCGGTCGAGGTCCACCGCGACTTCGAGAAGCGCTTCGGCGTGACGATCCTGGAGGGCTACGGCCTCTCCGAGACCTCCCCGGTCGCCAGCTTCTCGGAGTACGGCGCACCGGCCCGGCCCGGCTCGATCGGCATCCCGATCCCCGGCGTCGAGATGAAGCTGTTGCAGCCCGGCACCTGGGACGAGATCGAGTGGACGCCGGACGCGGTCGGTGAGATCGCGATCAAGGGCCACAACATCATGAAGGGCTACTACAACCGCCCGGACGCCACCGCCGAGTCGATCCAGGACGGCTGGTTCCGCTCCGGCGACCTCGCCCGCCGCGACGCCGACGGCTGGTACTACATCGTCGACCGCTCGAAGGACATGATCATCCGCGGGGGCTTCAACGTGTACCCGCGGGAGATCGAAGAGGTCCTGATGACCCACCCGGACGTCTCGCTCGCCGCCGTCGTCGGTGTGCCACACGAGAGCCACGGCGAGGAAATCAAGGCGTACATCATCCCGGTCGAGGGCGCCAACGCGAGCGAGTCGGACATCGTCGCCTGGGCCAAGGAGCAGATGGCCGCCTACAAGTACCCGCGCATCGTCCAGTTCGTCCCGTCGCTGCCGATGACCGCCACCGGGAAGATCCTCAAGCGCGAGCTGAGCTGA